The nucleotide window TAATGATAAGAAGCTCCATTCAGCGATTTTAGTTATGCAAATATAATTGTTTGGATTCGCTTTACGCTCTATTCTTTCCTGTGCGAATAGGACAAACTGGTCTTACCGGCATCAATAAAGACCTTTCTTTCCTCAAAAATCTCTTCCATGACACGGTGATACTCCTCAAACTGATGCACATCAATATGTCCCGCGCGCAGGATGACATAAAGCCGAGTAAGGTCGGGATTGATTTCAGAAAGGTCCACTGCGGTACTTATGGGTACAAGGCGGTCGTCGCTGCCATGAATAATCTTTATCGGACAGCGAACATTTTTCAGATAATGGAAGGTGGGCAAATTATATCGAAGAAAAGGTTTGGCAGGCATAAAGGGCAGATACCGCTGTATGGCGCGCTGCAGCGAGTAAATAGGCGAGGTAAGGATCAGCATTCTCGGGTTGTTTTTGGAGGCCAGACGTGCTGCAAAACCGCTTCCCAGAGACCGGCCGTATACAATGATTTTATCTTCTGAATATCGTTTTTTGGCAATATCATAGATAAATTGTGAGTCGCGCTTCATTGATTCCGCGGTGCGGCGGCCGGTGCTTTTGCCAAAACCACGGTAATCCATCATAATCACCTCATAATTCAGGCGGGTAAAATCGATGGCAAATTTTCCCCATCCCTTGATACTTTTGGTATTTCCTTTCAGATAGAGCACCACACCTTTGGGTTTTTCCACATGAAAATGAAGATAGCTGATGACAGCCCCCGGTTCAGGTGATACAGACATCTCCTCCGCATCCAGATGTTCGTAGGCAAACTTGAAATCCGGCGGAAGTTTTTCCGGCTGGAAGAAAAAACGGTGCTGGAAAAGGTAGATGAAGATCCCGAGAGCCAGAATGGCTACCGTAACAGAGGTAATAATAAAATAGACATCAACATTCATAATCCATATAAATGTAGATAAAATATCTGTTCCTTCGCGGGAAAAAATGTAGTTTCCTACACGTTACGACACCGGATTACTTTGTAAAGTGCCGGAAAATTAGCCATTTGCTCTGAAAATAACTGCTGATCTGCCGTTTTTGTCTGCGCTTTAAAGTGCCGGGAATATGCGCGTAAAATGAAAAGTGAGCGCGAAGCACTGCCCAGAAATGAGCCGGTCCCTGCCTGATTAGGAAATAGAAGGCTGCAAATCCGTCCAGAATCATTCTGGCAGGCAGCACCCAAAGTAATTGGATACGCGGTAAATTCTTAAGCAGCATGGTGAGATTATTCCGCATATTCAGATAGGTTTTCATTGGACTCTGCTTGTTCAGGGTGCCGCCCCCTACATGATATACCGCCGAAAAGCCTGTGTACCAAATTTTATAACCCTTATTCTTCAGTCTCCAGCACAAATCAATTTCTTCCTGATGCGCAAAAAAACGTTCATCAAAACCATTAACTTCCCAAAATGCTGAAGACCTTACAAACAGACAGCAACCGGAAGCCCAGAATATTTCTGTTTCATCGTTGAACTGCCCATGGTCTGTGTCTGTATCCTCAAATACACGTCCACGGCAGTAAGGATAACCCAGATTGTCTATGAGACCGCCGGCAGCACCGGCATATTCAAAAGAAGTAGGCGTATTGTAATCAAGGATTTTAGGTTGGATGGCCGCAATGTTTTCATCTCTTTCAAAAAGTTTCAGGACCGGCAGCAACCAGTTTTCTGTTACTTCAACATCAGAATTCAGCAGGCAGTAAATGTCCGTTTTTATTTTTTTTAAACCTTCATTATATCCGCCGGCAAAACCATAGTTCTGGCTATTACAGATTATGTGAACTGCCGGAAAATATTCACGCAGATAATTTACGGAGTGGTCTGTAGAAGCGTTATCAATTACAAAAACATCTGCACCGGCGGAGTTTTTTATTACAGTCGGCAGGAATTGCTGCAGCCAGTTCCTGCCGTTCCAGTTCAGGATGACAATAGCTAAATTGCTCACGCGGTTGATTTGTTTACGGAGTCCGTTTTCAGGAAGCTTTTTATGAGCCCGGAATATTTCCACTTACGGTGGGACCAAAGATAGTTGTCAGGATTTTTTTTGATGGTGTTTTCCAGCATTTTATGGAACTTTAAAACCACTTCATTTTCCACGAATCTTTCTCCATCGGGTTCAATTGTGTGGTAGTTTACCTGATAGAAGCCTCTTTTAACCTTCTTCATTTCGCAGTAAACAAACTGAAGGTTCATGCGGGTGGCCAATTTGTCATACCCACGGAAAACCGGTGTAGACTGGTTTAAAAACCCGATGCCAAGGTCCACCTGATGATGATTGGGGGTTTGGTCTGCCACAAACATATAGATCGTATCACCGTTATTGGGAGTTTTCAGTACATCACGTATTACTTCGCCAGCCTCCAGAGACAAATTTCCGTGGGCATTCCGTATGGATCTTATTTTTTTGTCCCAAAAAGCATTCTGCATCCTCCTGTATACTGGGCGGCAGCTGCTTTGGGGAACCATGGTAGCCAGAGCTGTAAACCATTCCCAATTAAAAATATGGCCGGTGAGCATAATTATATTTTTGCCTTCGGCGTGCGCCTTGTGGAAAACATCCCGGTTAATGTGCTGCACCCTTACCTTAAGTTCAGTGGTGGAAACGGTAAAGGCTTTAAGGGTTTCTACCAGATAGTCTGAAAAGTTGCGGTAAAACTTTTTTCTTATCGTTTTGAGTTCTGCCTCACTTTTTTCGGGAAAGGAATTTTTCAGGTTCTGAAGTACGACAGCCGTTCTGTATCTCATTATGTAGAAGATGACAAAGAAAATGACATCCGAAAAGAGGTACAGAACCCTCATGGGTAACCTGGAAAAGAGCAGAATAATGTTAAAAATGAAATTCATGGGCGGTTTGCAAATGTACTACTTAAAAGGGAAATGGACAGAAATTTGCAGGTACATTAGTTTTCAGTTAATTTTATACTCATGAATATTAAAAATATCAGTGCCATCGCGCTAACGGTACTTCTTTGGTCCGCCTGTACTAAAAATACAGAAGCGGATAAAACGGTTAAAGATGTTGAAGTGGCAGACAGTACAGTCGCCGCTACCGAAAAAATGAAAGCAGAGGCCGAAAAAGGTAAGCTTCCCAAACCATATCGACCTGAGGAGGACGCAGAAGCCCGTATAGCGGAACTGATTGCACAGGCACAGAAGGAGGACAAAAATATTATTATGCAGGCGGGTGGAAACTGGTGCATCTGGTGCCTGCGTTTCAATAATTATATCCACACAACGCCGGAACTTAAGTCTCTTGTTGATGAGAATTACTTAT belongs to Chryseobacterium sp. and includes:
- a CDS encoding alpha/beta hydrolase, giving the protein MNVDVYFIITSVTVAILALGIFIYLFQHRFFFQPEKLPPDFKFAYEHLDAEEMSVSPEPGAVISYLHFHVEKPKGVVLYLKGNTKSIKGWGKFAIDFTRLNYEVIMMDYRGFGKSTGRRTAESMKRDSQFIYDIAKKRYSEDKIIVYGRSLGSGFAARLASKNNPRMLILTSPIYSLQRAIQRYLPFMPAKPFLRYNLPTFHYLKNVRCPIKIIHGSDDRLVPISTAVDLSEINPDLTRLYVILRAGHIDVHQFEEYHRVMEEIFEERKVFIDAGKTSLSYSHRKE
- a CDS encoding glycosyltransferase family 2 protein, with translation MSNLAIVILNWNGRNWLQQFLPTVIKNSAGADVFVIDNASTDHSVNYLREYFPAVHIICNSQNYGFAGGYNEGLKKIKTDIYCLLNSDVEVTENWLLPVLKLFERDENIAAIQPKILDYNTPTSFEYAGAAGGLIDNLGYPYCRGRVFEDTDTDHGQFNDETEIFWASGCCLFVRSSAFWEVNGFDERFFAHQEEIDLCWRLKNKGYKIWYTGFSAVYHVGGGTLNKQSPMKTYLNMRNNLTMLLKNLPRIQLLWVLPARMILDGFAAFYFLIRQGPAHFWAVLRAHFSFYAHIPGTLKRRQKRQISSYFQSKWLIFRHFTK
- a CDS encoding lysophospholipid acyltransferase family protein yields the protein MNFIFNIILLFSRLPMRVLYLFSDVIFFVIFYIMRYRTAVVLQNLKNSFPEKSEAELKTIRKKFYRNFSDYLVETLKAFTVSTTELKVRVQHINRDVFHKAHAEGKNIIMLTGHIFNWEWFTALATMVPQSSCRPVYRRMQNAFWDKKIRSIRNAHGNLSLEAGEVIRDVLKTPNNGDTIYMFVADQTPNHHQVDLGIGFLNQSTPVFRGYDKLATRMNLQFVYCEMKKVKRGFYQVNYHTIEPDGERFVENEVVLKFHKMLENTIKKNPDNYLWSHRKWKYSGLIKSFLKTDSVNKSTA
- a CDS encoding thioredoxin family protein, whose protein sequence is MNIKNISAIALTVLLWSACTKNTEADKTVKDVEVADSTVAATEKMKAEAEKGKLPKPYRPEEDAEARIAELIAQAQKEDKNIIMQAGGNWCIWCLRFNNYIHTTPELKSLVDENYLYYHLNYSPENKNEEVFSKYGNPGEKYGYPVFIVLDKNGKLIHTQDSAVLEEGKGYSKDKVMAFLDKWK